A region from the Aegilops tauschii subsp. strangulata cultivar AL8/78 chromosome 5, Aet v6.0, whole genome shotgun sequence genome encodes:
- the LOC109785886 gene encoding uncharacterized protein isoform X1 yields MWHSLSLSHPTKSFPHHRSSQSRRCQCLLCPQTTVIPPASSSVSLHISPLHASSSPSSPHSRSPLPIDLVPGFVAPADGGAETCRGRSRCVHGGRRGGWGIRVAASTSRSSSSCSASPSSSTRFGLPKISFKLRHYGRLAFSSAIARGSNIWPPLHEKKLFESIVLW; encoded by the exons ATGtggcactccctctctctctcacatcCCACCAAATCTTTCCCCCACCACCGCTCCTCCCAATCCCGCCGCTGCCAATGCCTCCTCTGCCCCCAAACGACGGTGATTCCACCCGCGTCCTCCTCTGTCTCTCTGCACATCTCGCCGCTTcacgcctcctcctctccctcctccccacACTCACGGTCGCCTCTCCCGATAGATCTGGTGCCAGGGTTCGTGGCGCCGGCGGACGGGGGAGCGGAGACGTGCCGGGGGAGGAGTCGATGCGTGCATGGTGGGCGGAGGGGAGGATGGGGAATCCGTGTGGCGGCCTCGACGAGCAGATCGAGCAGCTCCTGCAGTGCAAGCCCCTCGTCGAGCACGAG GTTCGGCCTTCCTAAGATTTCTTTCAAGCTCCGCCACTATGGAAG GCTTGCTTTTAGTTCAGCGATTGCCAGGGGATCCAATATCTGGCCTCCATTGCACGAAAAG AAATTGTTTGAGAGCATCGTGTTGTGGTAG
- the LOC109785886 gene encoding uncharacterized protein isoform X2, whose protein sequence is MPPLPPNDGDSTRVLLCLSAHLAASRLLLSLLPTLTVASPDRSGARVRGAGGRGSGDVPGEESMRAWWAEGRMGNPCGGLDEQIEQLLQCKPLVEHEVPLVSPPPGCSESWVLDFVCFWGGFGLPKISFKLRHYGRLAFSSAIARGSNIWPPLHEKKLFESIVLW, encoded by the exons ATGCCTCCTCTGCCCCCAAACGACGGTGATTCCACCCGCGTCCTCCTCTGTCTCTCTGCACATCTCGCCGCTTcacgcctcctcctctccctcctccccacACTCACGGTCGCCTCTCCCGATAGATCTGGTGCCAGGGTTCGTGGCGCCGGCGGACGGGGGAGCGGAGACGTGCCGGGGGAGGAGTCGATGCGTGCATGGTGGGCGGAGGGGAGGATGGGGAATCCGTGTGGCGGCCTCGACGAGCAGATCGAGCAGCTCCTGCAGTGCAAGCCCCTCGTCGAGCACGAGGTGCCGCTTGTGTCTCCTCCTCCCGGCTGTTCCGAGTCCTGGGTGCTTGATTTTGTGTGTTTCTGGGGCGG GTTCGGCCTTCCTAAGATTTCTTTCAAGCTCCGCCACTATGGAAG GCTTGCTTTTAGTTCAGCGATTGCCAGGGGATCCAATATCTGGCCTCCATTGCACGAAAAG AAATTGTTTGAGAGCATCGTGTTGTGGTAG